From the genome of Onthophagus taurus isolate NC chromosome 5, IU_Otau_3.0, whole genome shotgun sequence, one region includes:
- the LOC111426625 gene encoding proteoglycan 4-like: MKPIIIISVALFALFGKGIQTRVITKQPDGIIDTIGAKNFTGTKDTFRQTDRIETIHTIWSKDPTARKDTVGQRGFIGKADSTGSREPTDPTEPTDPTEPTDPTEPTDPTEPTDPTDPTEPTDPTDPTEPTNPTEPTDPTDPTEPTDPTDPTDPTEPTDPTEPTDPTEPTDPTEPTDPTEPTDPTEPTDPTEPTDPTDPTEPTNPTEPTDPTDPTEPTDPTEPTDPTEPTDPTEPTDPTEPTDPTEPTDPTEPTDPTDPTEPTNPTEPTDPTDPTEPTDPTEPTDPTEPTDPTEPTDPTEPTDPTEPTDPTEPTDPTDPTEPTNPTEPTDPTDPTEPTDPTEPTDPTEPTDPTEPTDPTEPTDPTEPTDPTEPTDPTEPTDPTEPTDPTEPTDPTDPTEPTDPTEPTDPTDPTEPTDPTEPTDPTEPTDPTEPTDPTEPTDPTDPTEPTDPTEPTNPTEPTDPTEPTNPTEPTDPTEPTDPTEPTDPTEPTDPTEPTDPTDPTEPTNPTEPTDPTEPTDPTDPTEPTNPTEPTDPTEPTDPTEPTDPTEPTDPTDPTEPTNPTEPTDPTEPTNPTEPTDPTDPTEPTDPTEPTDPTEPTDPTEPTDPTEPTDPTEPTDPTEPTDPTDPTEPTDPTEPTDPTEPTDPTEPTDPTDPTEPTNPTEPTNPTEPTDPTEPTDPTDPTEPTNPTEPTNPTEPTDPTDPTEPTNPTEPTDPTEPTNPTEPTDPTEPTDPTEPTNPTEPTDPTEPTDPTDPTEPTNPTEPTDPTEPTNPTEPTDPTEPTDPTEPTDPTEPTDPTDPTEPTNPTEPTDPTEPTNPTEPTDPTEPTNPTEPTDPTEPTDPTEPTDPTEPTDPTEPTDPTDPTEPTNPTEPTDPTEPTDPTEPTDPTDPTEPTNPTEPTDPTEPTNPTEPTDPTEPTDPTEPTNPTEPTDPTEPTDPTDPTEPTNPTEPTDPTEPTDPTEPTNPTEPTDPTEPTNPTEPTDPTEPTDPTDPTEPTDPTEPTDPTEPTDPTEPTDPTEPTDPTDPTEPTNPTEPTDPTEPTDPTEPTDPTEPTDPTEPTDPTDPTEPTNPTEPTDPTEPTDPTEPTDPTDPTEPTNPTEPTDPTEPTDPTEPTDPTEPTDPTEPTDPTEPTDPTDPTEPTDPTEPTDPTDPTEPTNPTEPTDPTEPTNPTEPTDPTEPTDPTEPTDPTEPTDPTEPTDPTEPTDPTDPTEPTDPTEPTDPTDPTEPTNPTEPTDPTEPTDPTDPTEPTDPTEPTDPTEPTDPTEPTDPTEPTDPTDPTEPTDPTEPTDPTDPTEPTDPTEPTTPTPAAIKCYVCEMLSNPCSNGYFKDNTKTCGEETSTTVVTTTREDDPEYKCYTQISDEGILRGCKKKADFKACEEDENCELCSYDLCNSGIVTSGTVIMTALLGLSLYFVS; this comes from the exons ATGAAACccataattattatttcggTCGCTTTATTTGCACTTTTCGGCAAAGGAATACAAACAAGAGTTATTACTAAACAACCAGATGGAATAATAGACACTATCGGGGCGAAAAATTTTACTGGAACAAAGGATACTTTCAGGCAAACAGATCGTATTGAAACAATACACACGATTTGGTCAAAAGATCCTACTGCAAGAAAAGACACTGTAGGGCAAAGAGGTTTTATTGGAAAAGCGGACTCTACAGGATCAAGAGAGCCGACAGATCCAACCGAGCCGACAGACCCAACCGAGCCGACAGATCCGACCGAGCCCACAGATCCAACCGAGCCGACAGATCCAACAGATCCAACCGAGCCGACAGATCCAACAGATCCAACCGAGCCGACAAATCCAACCGAGCCGACAGATCCAACAGATCCAACCGAGCCGACAGATCCAACAGATCCAACAGATCCAACCGAGCCGACAGATCCAACGGAGCCCACAGATCCAACCGAGCCGACAGATCCAACGGAGCCGACAGATCCAACCGAACCGACAGACCCGACCGAGCCGACAGATCCGACCGAGCCCACAGATCCAACAGATCCAACCGAGCCGACAAATCCAACCGAGCCGACAGATCCAACAGATCCAACCGAGCCGACAGATCCAACGGAGCCCACAGATCCAACCGAGCCGACAGATCCAACGGAGCCGACAGATCCAACCGAGCCGACAGACCCGACCGAGCCGACAGATCCGACCGAGCCCACAGATCCAACAGATCCAACCGAGCCGACAAATCCAACCGAGCCGACAGATCCAACAGATCCAACCGAGCCGACAGATCCAACGGAGCCCACAGATCCAACCGAGCCGACAGATCCAACGGAGCCGACAGATCCAACCGAGCCGACAGACCCGACCGAGCCGACAGATCCGACCGAGCCCACAGATCCAACAGATCCAACCGAGCCGACAAATCCAACCGAGCCGACAGATCCAACAGATCCAACCGAGCCGACAGATCCAACGGAGCCCACAGATCCAACCGAGCCGACAGATCCAACGGAGCCGACAGATCCAACCGAGCCGACAGACCCGACCGAGCCGACAGATCCGACCGAGCCCACAGATCCAACCGAGCCGACAGATCCCACCGAGCCGACAGATCCCACCGAGCCGACAGATCCAACAGATCCAACCGAGCCGACAGATCCCACCGAGCCGACAGATCCAACAGACCCGACCGAGCCGACAGATCCAACCGAGCCGACAGATCCAACCGAGCCGACAGATCCGACCGAGCCCACAGATCCAACCGAGCCGACAGATCCAACAGATCCAACCGAGCCCACAGATCCAACCGAGCCGACAAATCCAACCGAGCCGACAGATCCCACCGAGCCGACAAATCCAACCGAGCCGACAGATCCAACCGAGCCGACAGACCCGACCGAGCCGACAGATCCGACCGAGCCCACAGATCCAACCGAGCCGACAGATCCAACAGATCCAACCGAGCCGACAAATCCAACCGAGCCGACAGATCCCACCGAGCCGACAGATCCAACAGATCCAACCGAGCCGACGAATCCAACCGAGCCGACAGATCCGACCGAACCCACTGATCCAACCGAGCCGACAGATCCCACCGAGCCGACAGATCCAACAGATCCAACCGAGCCGACAAATCCAACCGAGCCGACAGATCCCACCGAGCCGACAAATCCAACCGAGCCGACAGATCCAACAGACCCGACCGAGCCGACAGATCCAACCGAGCCGACAGATCCAACCGAGCCGACAGATCCAACCGAGCCGACAGACCCGACCGAGCCGACAGATCCGACCGAGCCCACAGATCCAACCGAGCCGACAGATCCAACAGATCCAACCGAGCCGACAGATCCAACCGAGCCGACAGATCCGACCGAGCCCACAGATCCAACCGAGCCGACAGATCCAACAGATCCAACCGAGCCGACAAATCCAACCGAGCCGACAAATCCAACCGAGCCGACAGATCCCACCGAGCCGACAGATCCAACAGATCCAACCGAGCCGACAAATCCAACCGAGCCGACAAATCCCACCGAGCCGACAGATCCAACAGATCCAACCGAGCCGACAAATCCAACCGAGCCGACAGATCCCACCGAGCCGACAAATCCAACCGAGCCGACAGATCCGACCGAGCCCACTGATCCAACCGAGCCGACAAATCCAACCGAGCCGACAGATCCCACCGAGCCGACAGATCCAACAGATCCAACCGAGCCGACAAATCCAACCGAGCCGACAGATCCCACCGAGCCGACAAATCCAACCGAGCCGACAGATCCGACCGAGCCCACTGATCCAACCGAGCCGACAGATCCCACCGAGCCGACAGATCCAACAGATCCAACCGAGCCGACAAATCCAACCGAGCCGACAGATCCCACCGAGCCGACAAATCCAACCGAGCCGACAGATCCCACCGAGCCGACAAATCCAACCGAGCCGACAGATCCAACCGAGCCGACAGACCCGACCGAGCCGACAGATCCGACCGAGCCCACAGATCCAACCGAGCCGACAGATCCAACAGATCCAACCGAGCCGACAAATCCAACCGAGCCGACAGATCCCACCGAGCCGACAGATCCCACCGAGCCGACAGATCCAACAGATCCAACCGAGCCGACAAATCCAACCGAGCCGACAGATCCCACCGAGCCGACAAATCCAACCGAGCCGACAGATCCGACCGAGCCCACTGATCCAACCGAGCCGACAAATCCAACCGAGCCGACAGATCCCACCGAGCCGACAGATCCAACAGATCCAACCGAGCCGACAAATCCAACCGAGCCGACAGATCCGACCGAGCCTACTGATCCAACCGAGCCGACAAATCCAACCGAGCCGACAGATCCCACCGAGCCGACAAATCCAACCGAGCCGACAGATCCCACCGAGCCGACAGATCCAACAGACCCGACCGAGCCGACAGATCCAACCGAGCCGACAGATCCAACCGAGCCGACAGATCCGACCGAGCCCACAGATCCAACCGAGCCGACAGATCCAACAGATCCAACCGAGCCGACAAATCCAACCGAGCCGACAGATCCAACCGAGCCGACAGACCCGACCGAGCCGACAGATCCGACCGAGCCCACAGATCCAACCGAGCCGACAGATCCAACAGATCCAACCGAGCCGACAAATCCAACCGAGCCGACAGATCCCACCGAGCCGACAGATCCCACCGAGCCGACAGATCCAACAGATCCAACCGAGCCGACAAATCCAACCGAGCCGACAGATCCCACCGAGCCGACAGATCCCACCGAGCCGACAGATCCAACCGAGCCGACAGATCCGACCGAGCCCACAGATCCAACCGAGCCGACAGATCCAACAGATCCAACCGAGCCGACAGATCCCACCGAGCCGACAGATCCAACAGATCCAACCGAGCCGACAAATCCAACCGAGCCGACAGATCCCACCGAGCCGACAAATCCAACCGAGCCGACAGATCCCACCGAGCCGACAGATCCAACCGAGCCGACAGATCCAACCGAGCCGACAGATCCGACCGAGCCCACAGATCCAACCGAGCCGACAGATCCAACAGATCCAACCGAGCCGACAGATCCCACCGAGCCGACAGATCCAACAGATCCAACCGAGCCGACAAATCCAACCGAGCCGACAGATCCCACCGAGCCGACAGATCCAACAGACCCGACCGAGCCGACAGATCCAACCGAGCCGACAGATCCAACCGAGCCGACAGACCCGACCGAGCCCACAGATCCAACCGAGCCGACAGATCCAACAGATCCAACCGAGCCGACAGATCCCACCGAGCCGACAGATCCAACAGATCCAACCGAGCCGACAGATCCAACCGAACCAACAACTCCAACTCCAGCAGCTATTAAATGTTACGTGTGTGAAATGTTGAGTAATCCGTGCTCAAATGGTTATTTTAAAGACAACACAAAAACCTGCGGAGAAGAAACCAGTACTACGGTAGTAACAACTACGAGAGAGGATGATCCTGAATACAAATGTTACACTCAGATAAGTGATGAAG GTATATTAAGAGGATGTAAGAAAAAGGCTGATTTTAAGGCATGTGAAGAGGATGAGAACTGCGAATTGTGCTCTTATGATTTATGCAATTCTGGAATTGTAACATCAGGAACGGTAATCATGACGGCGCTCTTAGGACTTTCTCTATACTTTGTTAGCTAA
- the LOC111426116 gene encoding uncharacterized protein: MWNKTILYISCVAIILSIACGDVPQCNRQIPLIDNYDATKMVGFWNVQYTGNEEKSKKACMVATITAQENQLTLDEAGFIDGELDHCVVTLTQLKSTSEYVGESKEFPPSSVWIIGTDYSSYSVFFLCKNGHKQDGIMFFCTRDKNPTFEVLENARNAIIKAGLMIGDDYLFPVDNSNC; the protein is encoded by the exons ATGTGGAACAAAACAATCTTATATATTTCTTGTGTTGCAATAATATTAAGTATTGCATGTGGTGATGTGCCTCAATGTAATCGTCAAATACCCTTGATTGATAATTATGACGCAACAAAA atgGTGGGTTTTTGGAATGTCCAATACACTGGAAATGaggaaaaaagtaaaaaagcgTGTATGGTGGCTACAATAACAGCCCAAGAAAATCAATTAACATTGGATGAAGCTGGGTTTATTGATGG cgAACTAGATCACTGCGTCGTTACTTTAACCcaattaaaatcaacatctGAATATGTAGGAGAATCGAAAGAATTTC cTCCAAGTAGTGTTTGGATAATTGGTACTGATTATTCATCGTACTccgtattttttttatgtaaaaatggaCATAAACAAGATG GGATCATGTTTTTTTGTACCAGAGATAAAAATCCGACTTTTGAAGTTTTAGAAAATGCCCGAAATGCAATTATAAAAGCGGGACTTATGATTGGTGATGATTATTTGTTCCCCGTTGACAATTCTAActgttaa
- the LOC111426627 gene encoding uncharacterized protein, translating to MKSKISILLIIVHLEFIKLAEIRDGIVRYSSNIVHENKMHPDLNGKSYTNYQFDATNTLRKKIYDEPKLFNVGYTITFSNNQDDLKKNPNVRLDDDIIIGTRSRDDVITIPSTQSPSTSEEIVLNEFLDGKKRKLSGIKPKYFRPLTHGLNPKHLIAQANLSPKTQLKLAELQISDATTSNSVINNENSEWKPLSSGVEIYHSNNIYSPSNKFYQITSRNSKGFIFRQ from the exons ATGAAATCAAAG atatctattttattaataatcgttcatttggaatttattaagttagcCGAAATTAGAGATGGCATCGTGAGATATTCGAGTAATATCGTGCATGAAAATAAAATGCATCCAGATTTAAACGGGAAAAGTTACACCAATTATCAATTTGATGCAACAAATACATTACGTAAGAAAATTTATGATGaaccaaaattatttaacGTAGGATATACCATAACATTTTCTAACAACCAAGatgacttaaaaaaaaatccgaaTGTTAGACTTGATGATGATATAATAATTGGTACAAGATCTAGAGATGATGTGATTACAATTCCATCTACGCAATCACCGTCTACGTCGGAAGAGAtagttttaaatgaatttttggatGGGAAGAAACGGAAATTATCCGGGATAAAACCGAAATATTTTCGGCCTTTAACTCACGGTTTGAACCCGAAGCATTTAATAGCGCAGGCTAATTTATCACCAAAAACTCAATTAAAATTGGCCGAACTTCAAATTTCTGACGCAACAACTTCTAACTCCGTTATCAATAACGAAAATTCTGAATGGAAACCTTTAAGTAGTGGTGTTGAAATTTATCACAGCAATAACATTTACTCACCttccaataaattttatcaaattactTCTAGGAATTCTAAAGGCTTCATTTTTCGGcaataa
- the LOC111426791 gene encoding uncharacterized protein: MELLWQNKSVDFKSYPIKNTSASKIVWQNITRFGWLVNTDYLYCSWYICIPDHAEKGIAFITTKEKHPSRATINKSLDSLKKINFDVSKSPVYPINWNQCD; the protein is encoded by the exons ATGGAACTGTTATG gCAAAATAAAAGTGTTGATTTCAAGTCGTATCCAATTAAAAACACGTCAGCGAGTAAAATAGTTTGGCAAAATA TTACCCGATTTGGTTGGTTGGTTAACACCGATTATTTGTATTGCTCCTGGTATATTTGTATCCCAGATCATGCGGAAAAAG GTATCGCTTTTATAACAACCAAAGAAAAGCACCCTTCAAGagcaacaataaataaatctctCGATAgcctcaaaaaaattaatttcgatGTTTCAAAATCGCCGGTTTATCCAATAAATTGGAATCAATGtgattaa